Proteins from a single region of Ascaphus truei isolate aAscTru1 chromosome 12 unlocalized genomic scaffold, aAscTru1.hap1 SUPER_12_unloc_3, whole genome shotgun sequence:
- the LOC142473632 gene encoding histone H2A type 1-like, with the protein MSGRGKQGGKTRAKAKTRSSRAGLQFPVGRVHRLLRKGNYAQRVGAGAPVYLAAVLEYLTAEILELAGNAARDNKKSRIIPRHLQLAVRNDEELNRLLGGVTIAQGGVLPNIQAVLLPKKTESHKPAKSSK; encoded by the coding sequence ATGTCTGGAAGAGGCAAACAAGGCGGGAAAACTCGCGCTAAGGCCAAGACGCGCTCATCTCGGGCTGGGCTGCAGTTCCCAGTCGGCCGTGTGCACAGGCTGCTTCGGAAGGGAAATTATGCTCAGCGTGTGGGGGCCGGAGCCCCGGTCTATTTGGCCGCAGTGCTGGAGTATCTGACCGCTGAGATCCTGGAGTTGGCCGGTAACGCTGCTCGGGACAATAAGAAGTCCCGCATCATCCCCCGGCACCTGCAGCTCGCTGTGCGGAACGACGAGGAGCTGAACAGGCTGCTCGGAGGGGTCACCATCGCTCAGGGGGGTGTCCTGCCCAACATCCAGGCCGTGCTACTGCCCAAGAAAACCGAGAGCCACAAACCGGCCAAGAGCAGCAAGTGA